Within Syngnathus scovelli strain Florida chromosome 22, RoL_Ssco_1.2, whole genome shotgun sequence, the genomic segment ccaccagcccccccccccctcccttttttttacattacacTCCCAAGGCGGGAGAAGGTGGCTGACACCTGAAATCCGGCAAACAAGGCCGGCATTCTCCTGGGCCGCGGAGTGACACGCAACTACACTAACATCCTGCCTCAGACATTCGGTCTtctcggagggagggagggagggagggagggaggggcaccCGGAAGGGCGGAGCCTGGCGCAGTGCAACGCACTGATTGGGAGACAGAGAATGATGACTTTCACTCCATTGTTATCGCACCTGATGACTTTGTCGCCAATGAGGCGCAACTGCACCCTCAGAGGCAATTTGTTCAGGAATGCCGTCGGGCCAAAAGGAAAAGAGCAGCTCAACCAGTGAGACGGGATGTGAGCAAATAGCGCACGTACGGTGCGCGTCCTCCATCCGATCGGGTCCTCACCCAGTTTGACGAGCACCTCTCTCTCCAGGTCCGCCACCTGCCTGCTGGCCTCCTCCAAGGACGCGCCGATCCTCATTTTGGGCCGCAGCAGCTCCAAGGTGTCGCTGATCATGTAGTcgatgtcgatggggaaggggtGCTCTTTGGTCCAGGCCTCCACGCTCTTCTTCCACCAGATGTAGCGctgcatacgcacgcacgcaagcacgcaAGCAAGCGTCAGGCCCGTTTGCCCATCACGCCATCACAGGGGTTCCTCACTCACCTGGAAGTAGATGAGGAAGCAGTCCAGCTTCTTCTTGCTGGAGCCCCGGTCAAAGTACTGGCCGCAGGTGTCGAGCAGCGTGCACACCAGGCGGATGCGGAAGAGGTGCTCGGGGGGGTCCAGCGAGCTGGGGCTGCCGTCCTGGTTGACCCCGAAGGAAATGAAGGAGAAGAGCGTGCGGAAGATGACGGCCGACTCCACCATACGGTAGTTGTACAGCTCGCCCAGGAACTTGGCGCTGCTGATGCGCCGCTGGTTGAACTTGGGCTGGTTCACCTGTCGGCGGCCCGCAAAGCCGACACGTCAAGGCTCTGCTTTTGGTGAGCTCTCCTGCTTTTTACGCTTAAGGGTGGGCAAAgtgcacggcggcggcggcggcggcagcagcgtaCCTCCATGCCCAGCCGTATGTCCTCCAGCACGCCGTCCACCACGTGGATGCCCACGTCCTCCTGGTAGGCCACCAGGCCGGCCAGCAGGTTGGCCACGCAGTGGATGCTGTTGTACTTGACGTTCCAGATGTTGACCATGCAGCAGATCAGGTAGCTCTTCACCTCGGCGTCCTGCCAAGGCAGCTTGCGCATCTGCCTGAGCACCTTCTCGGTGGTGACCTTTGACAGGTCTTTGTAGAGCAGCTTGCGGATGTACTCCTGCAGCGGCGGCCGCTTTTTCTTCACCGTCTTCTCCACCGGCGGCGGGTTGCAGTAGTAGTAGGCGTTCTCCACCATGGTCACGTAGCGCGCGTCCAGATGCTGAGCCTGCTTTTTACGCATCATTTGCTCCTGGAGGCCACATCAATAGTGGAAACAACGTTAAccaaaataataatcatcagaAAAGCAAGAAGACAGAGAAGAGTGGCTGACCAGCAGGACGCTCGTGCGCAGGTGAGAGTCGGGCGACCTGAAGAGGAAGCGCCCGCAGGTCTCCAGCAGGGTGCAGGCCATCTCCACGTGGTGATGCGTGAAGTCGGACAGCAGCATCTGGTGGTGTCACAAATGGACCCGTTGCTATAGAAGAGCTTTGCGTTCAACAATGACatggatgattaaaaaaaaaaggctctcgGTACCGCCGGACCTCTGACTAGAAATTCCCTCTGAGAGCGGACGGGACTTTGGCGCCAATTTGTGGCATATGGCAAGATCATAGAAAAGACAACGGACAGAGCCGTCCAAGTCAACAAAGACGTCGGCCACCTTGAGACAATGAAGCGTGTCCGTCTTGGAGAACATCTTGAACTTGGCCAGCTCGCCGATAAACCTGACCGTTTTATTTTTGGTCTCGATGTTGATCTGGTCCTTCTTGCGGATCTGGAAGATGAAGGCGGCAGGGAACATTGTTCAAAGACGAGAGACTCTTGGGAGGTGTGGCGAGGTCGCCAGCGCGGGGCCGTACGTGAAACCTGAAGTCTCCCTTCAGCATGGAGCAGAGGTCCTCGGCCACGTCCGACATGCAGGGATGAAGCGTGGCCACCAGGCGGGAGTAAAAAGGCAGCAGATCCAACCGCTGCCGGGGCACGGTGAAGAGCGCGCGCACCAGCTTCCTCCTGTTGGATTTGGTGTTCATGTTCATGCAGAAGTCCATGGCGGCCTGCAGGGAGGGACGCATCCCGCAGACGTTAGGCGCCGGCCGAGCTCTCTCCACGCGCTTTGTGCTCACCTTGTCTATGAGGTCTCTGTTGACGCAGTTTGGCAGCTGCTGGATGAAAGCGTCCACAATCAGCTTCAGGTGAGACCCCGTGCTGGCCTCCTCGTCCTCTTGCTCTAAAAATCATGGCCCTCACGTGAGAAAGAGCGTCCCTACACGAGAAAGGACGGGCAGGTCCGTCGGCGGTGTTCTTCACCCTGCTCGTCGATGAGCtttttgctcagctcgtcactcTCGGCCTCGTCGGCTCCTTCCGCTTCCAGAGGCTCCTCGGCGATGTCCAGCGCCTCCAGCTCTAGCTCCAGCTCCTCCGCGGTTACAGCGGCCTCCTTCGCCTCCCGGCCGTCTGTCAAAGACAAATAGAGATGCAGAAATGAAAGGTCACGCACCGCCCAAGTAAAACTTGAATTGCTCTGGCTCGGGTGCAAAAACAGCGAAGTCatgatgttgttttcttttcttttcttttcttttcttcaatgCAGAAAAGAAATGACAGTACAAACGGTCGGTCGTATTTGGTCGCGTTGGATAGGAGCAATCAAGGGGCGTGGCCCAGCGAGTAACGTCAGGAAGTGGAGGTCGTTTCAAACGTACCTTTGGCTTCATCCTTGTCTTTGCTTTGTCCGCCGCCCTTGTCGTTGTCCTTGAAGAGGATGGCGGGGACGAAGGCcttcaggtccaccaggttctcgtAGAAGTTGCGAGCGTCTTCGTCCTCCCAGAGGCCGCCTTCCAGGTCGTAGTCTCCGGGCTTGCCGGGGGTGAAAATGTCGATGCCGGGTCCGTGTTCTGCGCAAGGAAGCGAAGCTTTACTCCGCCGAGCAGATTGAGGCTGGAGCGAAGGACGGCCTACCTTCCGGCACGATCTTGTCCTGAGGCAACTCTGGCATGTTTTCGTCCAGCAGGTCAGCCAGCGACTGAGTGTTGGCCAGCAGCTTCTGGTAGGACGTGGCAAACTCCTCGTACTGCTTGTGGCGGTCCTCGCTCAGCTCCCCTTTGGAATGCAAGATGCGCCTGAGGAGCACAGGGCACGTTAGCgctcagcgagcgagcgagcgagcgagcgagccgaccgaccgaccgacccacccacccacccacccaccgaccgaccgaccgaccgaccgaccgaccgaccgaccgaccgaccgaccgaccgatctTTGAAAAACAACAATAGGAAAGCCGGCCGAGGTCGACTCCAGCCGGCTAAAGCTCGGCCGACCTGTTCTGCCTCTCGATGTTCTGCAGCTCCCTGTGGTCCTTCTTGAGGTGCTTGGCGAGCGAGGTGAAGTACTCGCGCAGCAGGTTCTGGAAGGGCTGCTGCTTCTCCACGCTGATGATCTCGCTGGGGGGGAAGGCCAGGCCGTACTTGTCTGCAGCCATCTTGACTTTGCGGGGCAGCAGCCCGGCGATGTCGTCGCCGCAGTGCTTGCAGAAGCTGATCACCACCGACACGTGCGTGTGCGTCTCGCGGTCGGCGCCGATGATGTTCTTGAGCTGCTCGTAGATGAGCGACAGGCCCTCTTTATCGGTGAAGAAGCCCACGATGGTGAGCTCGGCCAGGAAGCGCAGGTCGGTGCGCAGCTTGCTGACGTTGGGCGCCTTGTCCTCCTTGCGCGCCTCAAAGTGCTTCTTCCAGGCCTGCAGGAGCAGCGGGGCAAAGTCGCCGTAGCGCTGGTGGAAGAGCGAGCACAGGTGCACGGCGCAGCCCACGTCCGAGATCTTCAGCTTGGCCTCCACCACCGAGCCCACCGCCTCGCCGATGTacttgctgaggttgagcgaagCAAAGTCGTTGGAGAGCGAATCGCGCTGCTGCTCGGTGAGCGTGCGCAGCTTCTTGACGAAGGCCGTGTTCTTCTTCAGGCTGGAGTCCAGGCGGCTGAAGAAGGCCTCTTCCGGACGGCTCTCCTGGGCATTCTGGTTGCGGGCGCGCAGCTCCTTCCGGCAGTGGTGACGCTCCCAGGCCTCCTGGTGCAGCTGCTGACCTTCTTCCTGTTCCCTGGCGCATGGTGAGATCAGATCAGACAATCAGAGTGCTGTGTACTTTGACCATGTTTTTGTCTCtatcaaaaaaacaaccaacagcTTTTATAaccaaaaattacaaatttaaaaaacgTCTGCCACATGCGCatgaaaattgtgtttttgaaGTGATGGACAGATTCTCTTTCACATACTTCAGGATCGCAGCTTCCTCCTCACGTTGCCTTTTGGCCTCCTCCTCCTgaagcttcttctcctcctcctcctgctgcttcTTTGCCTCCTCGTCCTTCTGCTTCTGCTCTTCCTCTGCCTTCTGTttctcctcttctttcttcttccgctccttctcctctttcttcttcttctcctcctcctgtcGCTTCCTTTTCTCATCTTTGCCGCCGTCCTTTTTGCCGCTCATCTTCGCCTCGTCTTTGGTTTTGTCCCGCGATGTGGCCGCTGACGCTTTCCTCTCCGCATCTCGGTCCTTCTCTTTGTCCTTGCTGCTGGTGGAACAAACGTCTTTCTCATCCATGTTTACTGAGCGCTTGCGTTCAGCAGGCATTCTGACAAAAGCAGGCAACAAGGAGTTATTATTCAATTCTTGTATGAAAGCAATTGTAATTCTAGGTACAAAAATGGGAAATGACAAGAGATATCTCTCTTAGTTTGAAATACAAAAGGAAAGGATCGGAATATCCGAGTAATCCTAATCATATCCTGCTGCACACACTGGCGTAGCGAGTGTAACGTTGTCATCTAAATTGTAACCCAAGCGAACTCATCTGACCACGGCAAAATAACGTTCAAATGCCACACCAAATTAAAGCGCATTAGCGGTACAGTTATGTGAAATAATGGTGGAAAGCAATGATGAAAGTGACCGcaaacaaaatgtcaaaacacGATTCGCCGTTAGCCACTTAGCTTAGCTCCATGCCAGGcaccttttttctctcaaacgAGACACTGttgcaaaaaaatcaattaaatctTACAAATACGTTATTAATAAGAAAGACGAACAACGTGGACTTCTCGTACTTCATGTCATTTGTAAAGACTTTTTCCACGAAACTAACTTGAATCGCTAACACTTTAGGCTAGGCCACTCTGATGGACGCCAAGCAAAAGATGTAAACAAAGCAATCTGACGACGCTTAGGTGCTTATTGGCGAGTTGCTTCGCATGTTAACGCACGAAAAAATGCATTTAGCTTAGTTTTACAGAACGGGAGATCGTACATGAACGTTGAGCATGTTGAAAATGAGATTTTTACCTGTTCGTGGGAGGAAAACAAACATCGGTCATTGACGTTTGGTTTCCGTGTGACATAAGGACCCCTCTGTAGCGTAAACATTTCGCCTGACTAAAAACAAAgttattttttctctctctcacttttTTACACATTCAACATACAGCGCATACTTTAATCCTTTTATATTGTTATACATGCCgccattattttatttcattatcaTTTATACGACGTTTCACAATTTTGACAGGCGACTCTACTCTGTCCTCATCGAGTTGGTGTAACGTCACATAATAGGTATGATAACACGGTTTCAAAGCAAACATTTGCCACAACTTGGTGTTCATTTTGAACTGCAGTCCTTGCACTGTGAAATTATTTACCAAATCAATTGCTGAAAACATTACAGCTAGTGTGACGTCATTACAAAGCTGGTCCACGATAAAATGAAATACTGACGTCATAGTTGAGTTTTTACATCATCACATGTCATGGAAGACAAACGTGACACTTTGGGCAGGCCCTTAAAGTGTAAAGCAGTTATTCCCAGATAGAGTGCCTTGAGCAGAATTACCCAGTAcccctgactttgactttgacttgtccCAAAATGTGGTCAATTGCAATGCATGGGTCATAttgtgaaagtaaaaaaaaaaaaatggaaaaaaatcccCATGAGCCAAGGCACATTGTTGCTCTCATACCTCCCCAAAAAATTCCCAAATGCTTTAACAGTATAGTGAAGAAAGAGCTGGCGTTAATTTGCTCCCATAGGTGGAAACACAGGTTGGTTGTACCTTCTGTCATCGAGTGGAAGCGCATGTAATGCAATTGTTCAACCTGTCACTAGATTTCACTGACATGGATAGGACAAGCAAGGATATCGTCTTTTTGTGTAAATAACGCATCATTTTCACCACTTTTTCAGTTGCGTGTGCCCCTTGATTGGCTCCTCATTTCATTCTTCTGGAGCAACGCACCGCGGGAGGAATGGCACATATTTCATCCTGTCGGGATCTGAGTCTTTACTTACAAAAGCACGTCATCAAATAAAGATTCATATTAAAAAACATCCCTTCCCTTATCGTATCCCCCGTCATGGCCTCTGAGCCAGGCGACTTTTTCCCTCCTCTTGTTCGGCCAGCTTGATGTGAGTGTACGACAAGATGCCCACCAGAGTGCAAAGGATCCCCAAAGCCTGCGAGGGCACATGGACCCACACGGTCAGTCGGTGGCAAGCAAATACAGTGCTCCGGTGAATTTCATTTGTTCCACGCAAATACAGTGCTCCGGTGAATGTCATTTGTTCCGCAGCTCGAATCACTCGTTGATCTTTTCTTAAATCAGTCAAGGAATTCTTCCAAAACactgacctggttgagtgacagagGGTCTTGGAAGAGCACGTATCCTCCTATCAGGGTGATGCAGAATTTAAAATGGCCAAACATGTTGTAGCTGGAAAGTTTGGAGTCAAGGGAAACTGAGGAGAACATCATTCCGAATGACACCGATTCTCTTTCGTCATCGATTGCATTGAGCTAATGTCGTGAAGCTCCACAGAAAGCCAACGTAGCAAATATTTCGTCTCAGCTCGAGCACAACTCGGACACGTCTGAACAGGAAGGATACGTAACAGCCGACGTGTTTCCGATGATCCAGTAGATGGACAGGTTGACCAGGAATGCCACCACCCCGGAGAAAAACACGGTCATCTGGAAAAGAAGAGCCCAACGTGACCCAAGTTCAACGCGGAGCCCTGAGGTCAGACGTGGAGGAAACGCCCCCCCTGCCCTCAAGCCAACCAGAGCGGGAAGGGACCACGGTCCAAATATTCCTCCGTCGCCCGTGAGCGGCTCAAAGAAGGGAATGATGGCCATCAGGAAGCCCGACGACAGGGGAGCCTGGTAGTACAGAAGCTGCATAGAGTTGACTTGGAGCTCGTGCTGTTTTGTTCCGACCCACTGAAAGACACACAAGCAGGCATAGCTTCAGTGTCATACATACGTAGAAAATGATACAAGGGCCATAACACGCTTAAGTCAAGTAACGGTAGCTCATGGAGTCGGGACAAGAAATACTCAAGTGAGCAGAGATAGTAGCTTAGAAAACAGAAAGAAATCACTCACCACTTGGTAGAGTGATGTCACCAGAACACCCAAGGTGGCAAAAATGGTCCCCAGCATGTTGAAGCGCACGTCGTAGTACGAGTTCAACGTCACGCCGATGGTTATCGGGATCTGCACGACATCGAAACAAGAGCCACTCCGAATCTCTTACTCGACAAACACAACGCTGTCGTCCACCTGattttttacaacaaataaacttttcacgcagaaaAAGAGCTGACCAGCGTGAGCTTAATCTTGTTGGAGAAGCTCTTCTTGTAGTAGGCCGTCTGGATGAGGATGATGACGGGCGTGGTCATGGCCTTGGCCAGCTGGTACGTGCCGATGGAGTTGTTCTGCAGCGACAGGTTGGTGAAGGCCACGAAGCCGCAGAAGCTCAGCGCCAGCCACACGATCTTGCGCAGCGGCAGGCTCTTGGGGGAGAAAACGTCCATCTTCTGGCACGCAAACAAGCCCAGCCAGGTGACCGCAAAGTGCACCAGGGTGAGGGTCATGTTGGGGAAGCCGTAGTGCACGTAGATCCACTTGTTGACAAACACGATGCAGATGGACGACAGCAGGTTGGTCAGCAGGCCGGCCGCGATGTGCCGCCGGTTGGCCGCCGGGGCCACCAGCTTCTTGGCATCCATGACGCGCTTGAGGTTTCGCCACGACACGCTCAAACTGCACGCAAACAATGAGGGGGGAATCCTTTGCCATTCTCCAAAACTCAATTCCATCATTTTATCATTCAACTTAAATAAATCATCTGACACACATTTTGGTCAGTATTTATTATTGTCTGGCAGCTAAGCCACTCTGGTTCATAAATTTGGAAATCTGACTGCGATGGCAATGTCTCACCAGCCACAATCCTAAAAGGAATTCATTGGAAGCaatgaagtgacctcaagtcaaATGTTTATCAATGACCCAAGATTCTGCCACGCTACCAGAGCTGGTTGTTGGTTTTTTCGGGTTCTTACCTGGGAACTTCATCTGAAGGCTTCTGCTCCACTGCTCATCAGTGGACCAAACGTAATGAAAGTTCCAGGTCTTTTTTCCCGTGTCGCTGAAACCCAAAAGCCCTGATCCAGCTCTAAACCACTGGGAACTTTTGAATCCGCGTAGCTCGACTCCCGAGCTCACGGAAAGTTGGACCTTGGGGACCAGATTTCAATTTCGAGAAGAAAGACTGCTCTGAGTCCCATTTCCCGGTTTTTCTTCTTCGCTCAGTGATTAATGGCTGTTGGCAAATAACGTTAAGGTACGTTACCGCCGTCTAGCGGTATAAAGGGGGAATTGGTTGCAGTTACAGTACGTACATCAATTCCGTTTTCATTTTTGTCCCTCTATAGTGGATTAATAAGGTAGTTATtagccttttctttttttttttacgtgattTCATCTTGTCCAAGGGAGTGACATTTTCCTTGCATTATTTTTTCCTACTTTAAAGTTGTGTTATATttgtggagagaaaaaaaagtagacAACTCAAACCAACAAACATCCAAATAATTTTACAAGTACAaacctttattattattgttataatgATCAATACTTATTATTTTTATGAAATTTATCAAACGATCATAGTGTTCACAAAGCCACAATAAGACTTTCTTTGTTACTtcctgtccgtctgtctgtctgtctgtcaagaCCTTTGTGGAGAAAACAaaagttgattaaaaaaaaaaaaagaaaaaaatacagtttTATCACAAGTCTACAAAACTGTTTGTCTAAAGAAGAGCAACTTTCATGGTACAGTGACGTGAAAGGGACTCCCGGGGATGTGGGCGTCGCCCCACTTGACCATGAGGATGTAGTTTCCTGCTTCTTTCACCGTGTACGTCACATTGTACATCCTGTGACCTGCGTGCTTCACGTAGACCTCCTCGCACGGGGCCCTGGGACCGTGGACCCCCACCATTAACATGTTGCTTCCTGCAAACACATCCAAGACCATCAAGCGCTAGGTCTTTCTCTGCTACCCTCATGGAAAAGACATTAAAAACTGTGTCTACTCGAGTCCAAAAATCAACCCCCAGCGCACTCCGAGCCTGCTCCAATGATTTTGTGCCCCTTGAGTTCCACAGGGCTCATTTCAAAGGcctcttcctttttgccatatCTCATGAAAATGTTTGGGGACAACAATATACGTATATAGAACACTCAAAGATTGAGGCAAAAAGGATCATCAGGACACAATTCGAAGCATCGGGGACCAGACACTCACTCACCTGCTTTGCTGCAATCCACCATGAAGGAGTTCTTCTGGCCCACAAAGGCTTTGGACAGGCCGGCCCCCCTGGAGACCACCTTGCTGGCATCTGAGGAGAATTTGGGCAAGGAAGCGAAGGCCCCGGCCATTCCAGACGACTTGGTGACGGTTTCCACCAGAACAGACGAGGTCTCGTGAAGCCCGGGAGCGCCGCATAAGCTCGGGCCTGAGGATGCAAACGACGCAATGAGGACAATTGGAGCCAAGTGGTGTGAAGGTGTCTCGCCTACCAGAGACTTTGGCCTTGAAGGGACTGCCAACAATGTGCTTGGCTCCCGCATACTTGATGGAGATCAGGTAGCTCCCGGGAGCCATGGGGGTGTAGGACACCAAGTAGCCTTCTGCGCATTCCTGGCAGCTCATCTGGACTTTAGAGGGTCCGTCAACGGTCACAGACAGCGCTCCACCGCCGGCGTTTGACGTGTTAACCGTGAACTCTGACGCCACCCCtacaaggcacacacacacacacacggcatcAAGCAGACTCCAGCGGGACAGGCTTTTGAATCAAGTGACGAGTCGACTGACCCGTGGTCCCGCTTTCCAGGCCCGACCCGGAAGCCGACACCTTGCTGGGGTCTCCTGTCTGACCGGGCTCCCCCACGCGAATCTTG encodes:
- the slc35e3 gene encoding solute carrier family 35 member E3, whose translation is MDAKKLVAPAANRRHIAAGLLTNLLSSICIVFVNKWIYVHYGFPNMTLTLVHFAVTWLGLFACQKMDVFSPKSLPLRKIVWLALSFCGFVAFTNLSLQNNSIGTYQLAKAMTTPVIILIQTAYYKKSFSNKIKLTLIPITIGVTLNSYYDVRFNMLGTIFATLGVLVTSLYQVWVGTKQHELQVNSMQLLYYQAPLSSGFLMAIIPFFEPLTGDGGIFGPWSLPALMTVFFSGVVAFLVNLSIYWIIGNTSAVTYNMFGHFKFCITLIGGYVLFQDPLSLNQALGILCTLVGILSYTHIKLAEQEEGKSRLAQRP